In Spinacia oleracea cultivar Varoflay chromosome 5, BTI_SOV_V1, whole genome shotgun sequence, a single window of DNA contains:
- the LOC110789061 gene encoding uncharacterized protein, whose product MDQVTKLCSRVKILEREIKDMKSRKPKGRKNHSVEEEEDEEEVEKDEEEEEEEEEEEEEEKDEEEDDEMDVEEENLDGLKLDHIRDMPISISPEENVEVLKLDHIGDATTKHDIFIIPEGLTPCKLALSNPRYRVVATGNVHNFKTGTVMHLLPIPSGYARVGISYSTEMDTPLPVPLEGEVVTIGEAIGALVFWPIELIVLDTAAEISSKDNDKQVGSIKTPTSSTGESHKVDDGCEEKVDVATLPECLFMFHICASKMERNEQIKMPIDIGVTTQSKNIFLSRKETFRLLAQKELELPHILTYMSFHWVLCVIDPYNNTVYYLDSLRTLEFIGTEKCIIGDLLEIFNTALFQFRSDRELATKLKMNTKWIKIQCPCQEDYIDCGYYVMRFMKEIISHKRLQIPEEYFSDCQFPSYDTEQIDEVRTEWVRHVVQQMYNR is encoded by the exons ATGGATCAAGTGACAAAATTGTGCTCACGGGTTAAAATCTTGGAGCGGGAAATAAAGGATATGAAGAGCAGAAAGCCTAAGGGAAGAAAGAATCATTCggtggaggaggaggaagacGAGGAGGAGGTGGAGAAAgacgaggaggaggaggaggaggaggaggaggaggaggaggaggagaaagaCGAGGAGGAGGACGATGAAATGGACGTCGAGGAGGAGAATCTTGATGGCTTAAAGTTGGATCACATTCGGGACATGCCTATCTCTATTTCTCCTGAG GAGAATGTCGAAGTTTTGAAGTTAGATCACATTGGGGACGCAACTACAAAACatgatatttttattattcCCGAG GGTTTAACTCCTTGCAAATTAGCATTGTCCAATCCTCGGTATCGAGTGGTTGCTACGGGGAATGTTCACAACTTCAAAACTGGCACAGTGATGCATCTACTACCAATACCATCAGGATATGCACGAGTTGGTATCAGCTATTCTACGGAGATGGACACTCCTTTGCCCGTGCCGCTTGAAGGAGAAGTTGTAACCATCGGAGAAGCTATAGGGGCCCTTGTTTTCTGGCCTATAGAACTTATTGTTCTAGATACGGCG GCGGAAATTTCTTCAAAAGATAATGACAAACAAGTAGGATCCATCAAAACTCCAACATCGTCAACAGGAGAATCTCACAAGGTAGACGACGGTTGTgaggaaaaagtagatgtggCTACCCTTCCAGAATGCCTTTTTATGTTCCATATCTGTGCTTCGAAGATGGAACGTAACGAACAAATTAAAATGCCAATTGACATTGGAGTAACAACACAAAGCAAGAACATCTTTCTTAGTAGGAAAGAAACCTTCCGTCTCCTTGCACAGAAAGAACTTGAACTGCCCCATATATTGACATATATGTC GTTTCATTGGGTTTTGTGCGTCATTGATCCTTACAATAACACAGTATATTACTTGGATTCTTTACGTACTCTTGAATTCATAGGAACCGAAAAATGCATCATTGGGGATTTACTTGAAATCTTTAACAC AGCACTTTTCCAATTTCGAAGTGACAGGGAGCTTGCCACAAAGTTGAAGATGAACACAAAATGGATAAAAATACAA TGTCCTTGCCAAGAAGATTACATAGATTGTGGATATTATGTGATGAGATTCATGAAGGAGATAATCTCACACAAGCGACTTCAAATTCCTGAAGAA TACTTTTCAGATTGTCAGTTTCCAAGTTATGACACGGAGCAGATTGACGAAGTAAGAACTGAGTGGGTGCGCCATGTTGTTCAACAAATGTATAATCGCTAG
- the LOC110789062 gene encoding F-box protein At4g18380, producing the protein MSSLIEKKNNHSHDDNAFVEEQGFDRFGRLPDLGMRSRIYPEPLIEKWNHSHDSDDDEEEEGVDHFDRIPDSLLLLVFNKIGDVKALGRCCVVSRRFQTLVPQVENVVVRVDCVISDDDSSAAASATDKSRSPFANLVRLIFGNIFKPIQALGQLLGPKRSGSVGVLGTGPSSSSSSASSSLLVGNGVDDEEGEQGGVTHHSPTQVLKNFLEIRYLRIELPSGELGIDDGVLLKWRADFGSTLDNCVILGASSVVNSTKTNQLSENGVNNEQVNPNTVSSVVNDDNGSIPESFYTNGGLKLRVVWTISSLIAASARHYLLQPIIAEHQTLDNLVLTDADGQGVLCMNRDQLEELRVKPLSASSASKRTLVPALNMRLWYAPHLELPNGVVLKGATLVAIRPSEQSGVSAKKEISDSSWVSTAFEEPYGTAAKMLVKRRTYCLEMNSF; encoded by the coding sequence ATGAGTTCGTTGATTGAAAAGAAGAATAATCACTCTCACGATGACAACGCCTTCGTCGAAGAACAAGGGTTTGATCGTTTTGGTAGGTTACCAGATCTGGGTATGAGATCCAGGATTTACCCAGAGCCTTTGATTGAGAAATGGAATCACTCTCACGATAGCGATGAcgacgaagaagaagaaggggtTGATCATTTCGATAGAATACCGGATTCGTTGTTATTGTTGGTTTTCAACAAGATCGGCGATGTTAAGGCGCTTGGTCGGTGCTGTGTGGTTTCTAGAAGGTTCCAGACGTTGGTCCCACAGGTTGAAAACGTAGTCGTGAGAGTTGATTGTGTGATCTCCGATGATGATTCCTCCGCCGCAGCTTCCGCCACAGATAAGTCGCGCTCTCCTTTCGCTAATCTAGTTCGTCtcatttttggtaatatttttaaGCCCATTCAAGCTTTGGGCCAGTTGTTGGGCCCTAAACGATCTGGGTCTGTCGGTGTGTTGGGTACTGGCCCTTCGTCATCGTCGTCGTCGGCCTCGTCCTCCTTGTTGGTGGGTAATGGGGTTGATGATGAAGAGGGGGAACAGGGTGGTGTTACTCACCATTCCCCAACTCAAGTTTTAAAGAACTTTCTGGAGATTCGATATCTAAGGATCGAGTTGCCTAGTGGTGAATTGGGTATTGATGATGGGGTTTTACTCAAATGGAGGGCCGATTTTGGGTCTACTTTAGATAATTGTGTCATTCTTGGCGCTTCGTCAGTTGTTAACAGCACGAAAACCAACCAATTAAGTGAAAATGGTGTGAATAATGAACAAGTTAACCCGAATACGGTAAGTAGTGTGGTTAATGACGATAATGGAAGTATACCAGAGTCGTTTTACACTAATGGCGGTCTAAAATTGAGGGTAGTGTGGACGATTAGTTCGTTAATTGCGGCATCAGCTAGACACTATTTATTGCAACCGATAATTGCAGAGCATCAAACTTTGGATAATCTAGTTTTAACGGATGCGGATGGGCAGGGGGTGCTTTGTATGAATAGGGATCAGTTGGAGGAGTTAAGGGTGAAACCCTTATCGGCTTCTTCTGCATCAAAGAGGACTCTTGTGCCTGCATTGAATATGAGGTTGTGGTATGCACCTCATTTGGAGTTGCCTAACGGAGTGGTATTAAAGGGGGCGACATTAGTTGCTATTCGTCCCAGTGAGCAGTCAGGAGTGAGTGCTAAGAAGGAGATTTCGGATTCATCATGGGTTTCAACGGCTTTTGAAGAGCCTTATGGGACAGCAGCGAAGATGCTAGTGAAAAGACGGACCTATTGTCTTGAGATGAACTCTTTTTGA
- the LOC110789060 gene encoding uncharacterized protein yields the protein MSKVVRARNKGLKFQVNWNINDLPIGKHSVPMMSYWGTSIRTNVPITLKTWKNVPQRLLDSLFEDVAITYNIDPKKKKWMLKKANAAWTNFKSELTRNWIWIPQMEIRTAPPKQYNFIKPNDWKEFVQSRLTKEWEEKSAAAKKSAGGHLYHQKRARRGYARFEQDVIEEMAMKRIYVSSVSRAQLWKLMRTDNKGNIQEGAKEVAKRIDYFMHQAEKGEIEDTVRLDVLSKALEEKRYGGRVRGVGV from the exons ATGAGTAAAGTTGTTCGAGCAAGGAATAAGGGGCTCAAATTTCAGGTTAATTGGAATATCAATGATTTACCAATTGGTAAACACAGTGTGCCTATGATGAGTTATTGGGGAACTAGCATCCGCACTAATGTCCCAATTACTCTTAAAACATGGAAAAATGTTCCTCAACGTTTGCTAGATTCTCTATTTGAAGATGTTGCG ATAACATATAACATTGACCCTAAGAAGAAAAAATGGATGTTGAAAAAAGCTAATGCTGCTTGGACGAACTTCAAATCCGAGCTCACAAGAAATTGGATCTGGATACCGCAAATGGAAATACGTACAGCTCCACCAAAGCAATACAATTTTATCAAGCCAAATGATTGGAAAGAGTTTGTTCAAAGTCGACTTACAAAAGAATGGGAG GAGAAGAGTGCAGCCGCAAAGAAGTCTGCAGGGGGACATTTATATCATCAAAAGCGTGCTCGTAGAGGATATGCTcgatttgagcaagatgtg ATCGAAGAGATGGCTATGAAACGCATTTATGTATCATCGGTTAGTCGAGCTCAACTGTGGAAATTAATGAGGACCGACAACAAAGGGAATATTCAGGAAGGGGCTAAAGAAGTTGCTAAGCGTATA GATTATTTTATGCATCAAGCTGAAAAAGGAGAGATTGAAGACACGGTTAGGCTAGATGTATTGTCTAAGGCCTTGGAGGAGAAACGATATGGTGGTCGTGTGAGAGGGGTTGGAGTTTGA
- the LOC130461519 gene encoding uncharacterized protein: MNTLAWNCRGIGNPRAVRALRNWCSSFGPDLLFISETKINKETVEKLKDKFGFDNAIGVSSRGLSGGLCMFWKSESVSFNLISLSQHHIAGDVVTSEGLSWRFIGLYEKKEGGADLERRAIPEFRDTLEACNLRDLGFEGQWFTWERGLSEETMGWSGKHFENLGKQIREVEKVLKEAQGREVSVENISVCLALEKNMDDLYDKQEAYWYLRSRVSDIKDGDRNTSYFHHKASQRRKRNEIKGLIDSTDEACKEVLSAFHTTITPNHNEALLKPFDKKEIFAAVCEMHPCKAPGPDGMHAIFYQKYWHIVGDDVSNHVCNILDGICSPEPVNNTNIILIPKVKSPTSLKEFRPIAL; encoded by the exons ATGAATACCCTAGCCTGGAACTGTCGAGGGATTGGCAACCCCCGAGCAGTTAGAGCACTCCGCAATTGGTGCTCATCTTTTGGCCCGGATTTGTTGTTCATTTcggaaacaaaaataaacaaagaaaCTGTGGAGAAACTCAAAGATAAGTTCGGGTTTGACAATGCCATCGGTGTAAGTAGTAGGGGTTTGTCGGGTGGTCTCTGTATGTTCTGGAAGAGTGAGTCAGTCTCCTTCAATTTGATATCTCTCTCTCAACATCATATTGCAGGCGATGTGGTCACCTCAGAGGGTCTGTCTTGGAGATTTATAGGGCT CTACGAGAAAAAGGAAGGTGGAGCCGACTTAGAGAGACGGGCTATTCCGGAGTTCCGTGACACTCTTGAGGCCTGTAACCTCCGTGACTTGGGCTTTGAAGGTCAATGGTTTACGTGGGAAAGGGGCCTGTCAGAGGAGACGATG GGGTGGAGTGGGAAGCATTTTGAAAATTTGGGCAAGCAGATTAGGGAAGTAGAAAAGGTTCTAAAGGAAGCGCAGGGAAGGGAGGTTTCGGTGGAGAATATAAGCGTTTGTTTAGCTCTTGAAAAGAATATGGACGATTTGTATGACAAGCAGGAGGCCTACTGGTATCTACGCTCGAGGGTATCGGATATAAAAGATGGAGACCGAAACACCAGTTACTTCCACCACAAGGCATCTCAACGGAGGAAACGCAATGAAATAAAGGGCCTAATAGACTCAACTGAT GAAGCTTGCAAAGAGGTTCTAAGTGCTTTCCATACAACCATTACTCCAAACCACAATGAGGCTCTCCTCAAGCCTTTCGACAAAAAGGAGATCTTCGCCGCAGTCTGTGAGATGCACCCGTGTAAAGCGCCGGGGCCGGATGGAATGCACGCTATCTTTTATCAAAAGTACTGGCACATAGTTGGCGACGATGTAAGTAATCATGTTTGCAATATTTTAGACGGTATTTGCTCCCCTGAACCAGTAAACAATACGAATATTATATTAATTCCAAAAGTCAAATCGCCAACATCTCTAAAGGAGTTCCGGCCAATAGCATTGTGA